Proteins co-encoded in one Marinobacter qingdaonensis genomic window:
- a CDS encoding class I SAM-dependent methyltransferase — MTTATLDAPAGPLTLARPGEGDASLRAWDAADELLLQEAFARLEPSRQPRVLVIDDQFGALTLGLQPFQPDLVADSATLPAALADNAGLNPGLASLPEVRSWRTPPDARYDAVVLRIPRHADYLAWLLRWVNDVLAEDGLLLAGGMIKHLPDRGVDVFAQAVTTDTVCPARKKARVIVCRPGTAELADWSGTWKGYSPEQESFEVSALPAVFARDKLDIGTRLFLPRVRSAVAAVAPGARVLDLACGNGVVGMVALSARPDLALTFSDVSSQAIVSAERNVEAAFADSDCTFDHADGVAAGAGRFDLILLNPPFHEGGVVGDHIALRLFARAARHLAPGGRLLMVGNRHLGYHRSLRRFFPQVRQLDANPKFVVLEAATKR, encoded by the coding sequence ATGACAACTGCAACCCTTGATGCCCCGGCTGGCCCACTGACCCTGGCACGTCCCGGAGAGGGCGACGCGTCCCTGCGGGCCTGGGATGCGGCCGACGAGCTTTTGCTGCAGGAGGCCTTTGCTCGCCTGGAGCCCAGCCGGCAGCCGCGGGTTTTGGTGATCGACGACCAGTTCGGGGCCCTCACCTTGGGCCTGCAGCCGTTCCAGCCGGATCTGGTGGCCGACAGCGCGACCCTGCCGGCGGCCCTGGCCGACAACGCCGGGCTGAATCCGGGCCTGGCCAGCCTGCCCGAGGTGCGGTCCTGGCGCACTCCGCCCGATGCCCGCTACGACGCCGTGGTGCTGCGCATTCCCCGCCATGCGGACTATCTGGCCTGGCTGCTGCGCTGGGTCAATGATGTGCTGGCGGAGGACGGCCTGCTGCTGGCCGGTGGCATGATCAAGCACCTGCCCGATCGCGGTGTCGATGTTTTCGCTCAGGCGGTGACCACCGACACCGTGTGCCCGGCGCGGAAAAAGGCGCGGGTCATTGTCTGCCGGCCGGGAACCGCCGAGCTGGCCGATTGGTCCGGGACCTGGAAAGGCTATAGCCCGGAGCAGGAATCGTTTGAGGTCTCGGCGCTGCCGGCGGTATTCGCCCGGGACAAGCTGGATATCGGCACCCGGCTGTTCCTGCCCCGGGTCCGGTCTGCGGTGGCCGCGGTGGCGCCCGGCGCCCGGGTACTGGATCTGGCCTGTGGCAACGGCGTGGTGGGGATGGTTGCGCTATCGGCCCGCCCGGATCTGGCGTTGACCTTCAGTGACGTCTCCAGCCAGGCCATTGTCAGTGCCGAGCGCAATGTCGAGGCAGCCTTTGCCGACAGCGACTGCACCTTTGACCATGCCGACGGCGTTGCCGCCGGCGCTGGCCGGTTTGATCTGATTCTGCTGAATCCGCCGTTCCACGAGGGTGGGGTAGTGGGGGACCACATCGCCCTGCGCCTGTTCGCCCGGGCGGCTCGCCATTTGGCGCCGGGTGGCCGGCTGCTGATGGTGGGTAACCGGCATCTGGGCTATCACCGCAGCCTGCGGCGCTTTTTCCCGCAGGTGCGGCAACTGGACGCCAACCCCAAGTTCGTGGTGTTGGAGGCCGCTACCAAGCGCTAG
- a CDS encoding TetR/AcrR family transcriptional regulator, which translates to MAQSDTVDRILDAAEELFADRGFSETSLRMITSKAKVNLAAVNYHFGSKNALIHAVFARFLTPFSATLEKAFDELEDRCDGKPPTLNQTLWALTESAVRMPQRNEKGISIFMRLLGLAYTQSQGHLRKFLEQEYGDPFSRFMRLLKEATPQLSAVDRYWRIQFMLGATAFTMSSSDALRDILENKLGVETTVQEIAARLVPFLAAGMQAEDTMLIPPAGSKVSVA; encoded by the coding sequence ATGGCGCAGTCCGATACCGTTGACCGGATTCTTGATGCAGCCGAGGAGCTGTTTGCTGACCGGGGGTTTTCCGAAACCTCGCTCCGGATGATCACCAGTAAGGCTAAAGTAAACCTGGCCGCAGTCAATTACCACTTTGGCTCAAAGAACGCGCTTATTCACGCCGTTTTCGCCCGTTTTCTGACGCCGTTCTCCGCGACCCTGGAAAAAGCCTTCGATGAACTCGAAGACCGCTGCGACGGCAAGCCGCCGACCCTGAACCAGACTCTCTGGGCCCTGACCGAGAGCGCCGTGCGCATGCCCCAGCGCAATGAGAAGGGCATCTCCATCTTCATGCGTCTGCTCGGGTTGGCCTACACCCAGTCTCAGGGCCACCTGCGCAAGTTCCTTGAACAGGAATACGGCGACCCGTTCAGCCGGTTCATGCGCCTGCTGAAAGAAGCCACACCGCAGTTGTCCGCCGTCGACCGCTACTGGCGCATCCAGTTCATGCTTGGCGCCACCGCCTTCACCATGTCCAGCAGCGACGCCTTGCGGGACATTCTGGAGAACAAGCTGGGCGTTGAAACCACGGTGCAGGAAATCGCCGCGCGCCTGGTGCCGTTCCTGGCGGCCGGCATGCAGGCCGAAGACACCATGTTGATTCCACCGGCCGGGAGCAAGGTCTCGGTTGCCTGA
- a CDS encoding riboflavin synthase subunit alpha — MFTGIVQGMATVEEVQAAPGLTTFVIRLPEDKTDGVAIGASVAINGTCLTVTRQEGSALYFDAIQETLRLTTLGDLKPGDSINFERAARIGDEIGGHLLSGHVHTTATITETIRPENNVTLWFEVPEQWMKYIFAKGYIAINGASLTIGEVQDNRFNVHLIPETLRATTFGTATEGTRVNLEIDSQTQTIVDTLARLGYDQPPQPR; from the coding sequence ATGTTCACAGGCATAGTTCAAGGTATGGCAACGGTCGAGGAAGTCCAGGCGGCCCCGGGGCTGACCACCTTCGTGATCCGCCTGCCCGAGGATAAGACCGACGGCGTTGCCATCGGCGCGTCCGTGGCCATCAACGGCACCTGCCTGACCGTCACCCGCCAGGAAGGCAGCGCCCTGTACTTCGATGCCATCCAGGAAACCCTGCGCCTGACCACCCTCGGCGACCTGAAACCCGGGGATTCGATCAATTTCGAGCGGGCGGCCCGCATCGGCGACGAAATCGGCGGCCACCTGCTGTCCGGCCACGTTCACACCACCGCCACCATCACCGAGACTATTCGGCCGGAGAACAACGTCACGCTCTGGTTCGAAGTCCCCGAGCAGTGGATGAAGTACATCTTCGCCAAGGGCTACATCGCCATCAACGGCGCCAGCCTGACCATCGGCGAGGTTCAGGACAACCGCTTCAATGTTCACCTGATTCCGGAAACCCTTCGGGCCACCACCTTTGGCACCGCCACCGAAGGCACCCGGGTCAATCTGGAGATCGACAGCCAGACCCAGACCATCGTGGATACGCTGGCACGCCTGGGCTACGACCAGCCGCCCCAGCCCCGCTAA
- a CDS encoding L,D-transpeptidase, with the protein MSQDIAVAPRIHISLEHQRLTLIGRDGGVEIEYPVSTGLNGPGERDGSGCTPRGEHFIRALIGADQPLRTVFRGRRPTGEIYSPELAQQHPGRDWILSRILWLCGRESGKNRGPGVDTFRRFIYIHGTPDTEPMGVPLSHGCVRMRNDDIVDLFGRVQAGIAVFID; encoded by the coding sequence TTGAGTCAGGACATTGCCGTCGCGCCTCGCATTCACATCAGTCTGGAGCACCAGCGCCTGACCCTGATCGGTCGGGACGGCGGGGTGGAAATCGAGTACCCGGTGTCCACCGGACTCAACGGCCCGGGCGAGCGTGATGGCAGCGGTTGTACCCCCCGGGGCGAGCATTTCATTCGCGCGCTGATCGGCGCCGACCAGCCCCTGCGCACCGTGTTCCGCGGTCGTCGACCCACCGGCGAAATCTACTCTCCCGAATTGGCCCAGCAGCACCCCGGACGGGACTGGATACTGAGTCGCATCCTCTGGTTGTGCGGCCGGGAGTCCGGGAAAAACCGCGGTCCCGGGGTCGATACTTTTCGTCGCTTCATATACATTCACGGCACTCCGGACACGGAGCCCATGGGCGTTCCGCTGTCCCACGGCTGCGTGCGCATGCGCAACGACGATATCGTCGACCTGTTCGGTCGCGTTCAGGCCGGCATCGCCGTGTTCATTGACTAA